One Oryza sativa Japonica Group chromosome 8, ASM3414082v1 DNA window includes the following coding sequences:
- the LOC4344813 gene encoding uncharacterized protein isoform X2, translating to MSVAAEGKEKGVGGGGGGAGAGACELCGAAARVYCGADEATLCWGCDAQVHGANFLVARHARALLCRGCARPTPWRAAGPRLGPTASLCERCVRRGGGGRGGGGGGGAAGGGGRGGGGDEEMGGEGDEEEEDEDEEVVVEEEEDEDDEDEEGEGEGENQVVPWAEEAEATPPPVASSTSSSSREAAANGANAADRVKEDQPCSTSQPSLCRYASSAHHGGGGRSDEATSSRNGGGVGGRFLASRHRKRSPSDFRRSGLAQSVSGVQGRNCSNAVVGRNDFS from the exons atgtcggtggcggcggaggggaaggagaagggggttggtggtgggggtggtggtgcggGTGCGGGGGCGTGCGAGCTgtgcggggcggcggcgagggtgtaCTGCGGGGCGGACGAGGCGACGCTGTGCTGGGGGTGCGACGCGCAGGTGCACGGGGCCAACTTCCTGGTGGCGCGGCACGCGCGGGCGCTGCTGTGCCGCGGGTGCGCGAGGCCCACGCCGTGGCGCGCCGCGGGGCCCAGGCTGGGCCCCACCGCGTCGCTCTGCGAGCGCTgcgtccgccgcggcggtggtggccgtggtggtggaggaggtggaggcgctgCTGGTGGTGGAGGCCGTGGTGGTGGGGGAGACGAGGAgatgggcggcgagggcgatgaggaggaggaggacgaggacgaggaggtggtcgtcgaggaggaggaggacgaggatgatgaagacgaggagggggagggggagggggagaaccAGGTGGTGCCgtgggcggaggaggcggaggccacgccgccgcccgtcgcgagCTCCACGTCGAGCAGCAGCCGGGAGGCCGCCGCCAACGGCGCGAACGCCGCCGACCGCGTCAAG GAGGACCAGCCGTGCTCGACGTCGCAGCCGAGCTTGTGCCGGTACGCGTCCTCGGCTCACcatggcggtggtggccggagcGACGAGGCCACCTCCTCCCGGAacggcggtggcgtcggcggccgatTCCTTGCCTCCCGGCATAGGAAGAGATCGCCCTCGGATTTCCGCCGGTCGGGGTTGGCGCAGTCGGTGAGCGGCGTGCAGGGGAGGAATTGCTCCAATGCGGTCGTTGGTCGAAATGA CTTTTCCTGA
- the LOC4344813 gene encoding uncharacterized protein isoform X1 has translation MSVAAEGKEKGVGGGGGGAGAGACELCGAAARVYCGADEATLCWGCDAQVHGANFLVARHARALLCRGCARPTPWRAAGPRLGPTASLCERCVRRGGGGRGGGGGGGAAGGGGRGGGGDEEMGGEGDEEEEDEDEEVVVEEEEDEDDEDEEGEGEGENQVVPWAEEAEATPPPVASSTSSSSREAAANGANAADRVKEDQPCSTSQPSLCRYASSAHHGGGGRSDEATSSRNGGGVGGRFLASRHRKRSPSDFRRSGLAQSVSGVQGRNCSNAVVGRNDASMM, from the exons atgtcggtggcggcggaggggaaggagaagggggttggtggtgggggtggtggtgcggGTGCGGGGGCGTGCGAGCTgtgcggggcggcggcgagggtgtaCTGCGGGGCGGACGAGGCGACGCTGTGCTGGGGGTGCGACGCGCAGGTGCACGGGGCCAACTTCCTGGTGGCGCGGCACGCGCGGGCGCTGCTGTGCCGCGGGTGCGCGAGGCCCACGCCGTGGCGCGCCGCGGGGCCCAGGCTGGGCCCCACCGCGTCGCTCTGCGAGCGCTgcgtccgccgcggcggtggtggccgtggtggtggaggaggtggaggcgctgCTGGTGGTGGAGGCCGTGGTGGTGGGGGAGACGAGGAgatgggcggcgagggcgatgaggaggaggaggacgaggacgaggaggtggtcgtcgaggaggaggaggacgaggatgatgaagacgaggagggggagggggagggggagaaccAGGTGGTGCCgtgggcggaggaggcggaggccacgccgccgcccgtcgcgagCTCCACGTCGAGCAGCAGCCGGGAGGCCGCCGCCAACGGCGCGAACGCCGCCGACCGCGTCAAG GAGGACCAGCCGTGCTCGACGTCGCAGCCGAGCTTGTGCCGGTACGCGTCCTCGGCTCACcatggcggtggtggccggagcGACGAGGCCACCTCCTCCCGGAacggcggtggcgtcggcggccgatTCCTTGCCTCCCGGCATAGGAAGAGATCGCCCTCGGATTTCCGCCGGTCGGGGTTGGCGCAGTCGGTGAGCGGCGTGCAGGGGAGGAATTGCTCCAATGCGGTCGTTGGTCGAAATGA TGCAAGCATGATGTGA